The following proteins are encoded in a genomic region of Mycolicibacterium confluentis:
- a CDS encoding peroxiredoxin has protein sequence MKRGDVVEDFALPDQSGTVRKLSEFLTGGPVVLFFYPAAMTPGCTKEACHFRDLAAEFAAVGAQRVGISTDSVDKQAQFAGKEKFDYPLLSDADGEVATAFGVKRGLLGRLMPVKRTTFVIDTDRRVLDVIASEISMDTHADKALTALRAR, from the coding sequence ATGAAACGTGGGGATGTCGTCGAGGACTTCGCGCTGCCCGATCAGTCCGGCACCGTCCGCAAGCTCAGCGAGTTTCTGACCGGCGGACCGGTGGTGCTGTTCTTCTACCCGGCCGCGATGACACCGGGATGCACCAAGGAGGCCTGCCACTTTCGTGATCTGGCGGCCGAATTCGCCGCGGTCGGCGCCCAGCGGGTCGGCATCAGCACCGACAGTGTCGACAAGCAGGCGCAGTTCGCGGGCAAGGAGAAGTTCGACTACCCACTGCTGTCCGACGCCGACGGTGAGGTCGCCACGGCGTTCGGGGTCAAGCGCGGCCTGTTGGGCAGGCTGATGCCCGTCAAGCGCACCACGTTCGTGATCGACACCGACCGCAGGGTGCTCGACGTGATCGCCAGCGAGATCAGCATGGACACCCACGCCGACAAGGCGCTGACGGCCCTGCGGGCACGTTAG
- a CDS encoding zinc-dependent alcohol dehydrogenase family protein — translation MRGVVMYAPGDIRVEDLPEPKIVEPTDAIIRVSATCICGSDLWPWRGLDEVTAPAPMGHEYVGVVEEIGDEVTTLRPGQFVVGSFFASDNTCEICRAGYQSRCVHAVPMGAIGTQAQLARIPLADGTLVATPDTPSPELIPSLLAASDVLGTGWFGAVAADAGPGKTVVVVGDGAVGLLAVLAARELGAERIIAMSRHADRQAMAREFGATDIVEERGDDGVAAVKELTHGLGAHSVVEAVGTQQSMMQAIRSTRPGGHVGYVGVSHDVELPGLELFFAEIHLLGGPAPVRRFLPELIDKIWRREINPAKVFDLELPLADAAEGYRAMDERRAVKTLLTV, via the coding sequence ATGCGTGGTGTGGTGATGTACGCGCCCGGCGACATCCGGGTCGAAGACCTGCCGGAACCGAAGATCGTCGAGCCGACGGACGCGATCATTCGCGTGTCGGCGACCTGCATCTGCGGCTCTGACCTGTGGCCGTGGCGCGGCCTCGACGAGGTGACGGCACCGGCGCCGATGGGGCACGAGTATGTCGGTGTGGTCGAGGAGATCGGCGACGAGGTGACGACGCTGAGACCGGGACAGTTCGTCGTCGGCTCGTTCTTCGCCTCCGACAACACCTGCGAGATCTGCCGCGCCGGCTACCAGAGCCGCTGCGTCCACGCGGTGCCCATGGGGGCGATCGGCACCCAGGCCCAGCTCGCCCGGATTCCGCTGGCCGACGGCACGCTGGTGGCCACCCCCGACACACCGTCACCAGAGCTGATTCCCAGCCTGCTCGCGGCCTCCGATGTGCTCGGCACGGGCTGGTTCGGCGCCGTCGCCGCCGACGCCGGGCCCGGTAAGACGGTCGTTGTCGTCGGGGATGGCGCGGTCGGCCTGCTCGCGGTGCTCGCGGCCCGGGAGTTGGGCGCCGAACGCATCATCGCCATGAGCCGGCACGCCGATCGTCAGGCCATGGCGCGGGAGTTCGGTGCCACAGACATCGTCGAGGAGCGCGGGGACGACGGGGTCGCCGCCGTCAAGGAGCTCACGCACGGTCTCGGTGCACACAGCGTCGTGGAGGCCGTCGGCACCCAGCAGTCCATGATGCAGGCGATCCGTTCCACCCGACCGGGCGGACACGTCGGCTACGTCGGGGTCTCCCACGATGTCGAGCTGCCCGGCCTGGAACTGTTCTTCGCCGAGATCCACCTGCTGGGCGGCCCGGCCCCGGTGCGTCGTTTCCTGCCCGAGCTCATCGACAAGATCTGGCGGCGAGAGATCAACCCCGCCAAGGTGTTCGACCTCGAACTGCCCCTGGCCGACGCCGCAGAGGGCTACCGGGCGATGGACGAGCGGCGCGCCGTGAAGACACTGCTGACGGTGTAG
- the hisI gene encoding phosphoribosyl-AMP cyclohydrolase gives MTALDPAIAARLKRNAEGLFTAVVQERGSGDVLMVAWMDDDALARTLATREATYFSRSRNEQWIKGATSGHTQRVHSVRLDCDGDAVLLEVDQVGGACHTGDHSCFDADVLLAPE, from the coding sequence ATGACGGCGTTGGATCCCGCGATCGCGGCGCGACTCAAGCGCAACGCCGAGGGACTGTTCACCGCCGTGGTGCAGGAGCGCGGTTCCGGGGACGTCCTGATGGTCGCCTGGATGGACGACGACGCGCTGGCCCGCACCCTGGCCACCCGCGAGGCCACCTACTTCTCCAGGTCCCGCAACGAGCAGTGGATCAAGGGCGCGACGTCGGGTCACACCCAGCGCGTGCACTCGGTGCGCCTGGACTGTGACGGCGACGCCGTCCTGCTCGAGGTGGACCAGGTCGGCGGGGCGTGCCACACCGGCGACCACAGCTGTTTCGACGCCGACGTTCTGCTGGCTCCCGAATAG
- the hisF gene encoding imidazole glycerol phosphate synthase subunit HisF has product MIISDVATRVIPCLDVDAGRVVKGVNFENLRDAGDPVELAAAYDAEGADELTFLDVTASSSGRATMLDVVRRTAEQVFIPLTVGGGVRSVEDVDVLLRAGADKVSVNTAAIARPELLAELSRQFGSQCIVLSVDARTVPAGGEATPSGWEVTTHGGRRGTGIDAVEWAVRGAELGVGEILLNSMDADGTKGGFDLPMLKAVRAAVTVPVIASGGAGAVGDFAPAVHAGADAVLAASVFHFRELTIGEVKAAMAAEGIVVR; this is encoded by the coding sequence GTGATCATCAGTGATGTTGCGACTCGGGTGATCCCGTGCCTCGACGTCGACGCGGGCCGGGTGGTCAAGGGCGTCAACTTCGAGAACCTGCGTGATGCGGGTGATCCCGTCGAGCTGGCCGCGGCCTACGACGCCGAGGGCGCCGACGAACTCACGTTCCTCGACGTCACGGCGTCGTCGTCGGGTCGCGCCACGATGCTCGACGTCGTGCGGCGCACCGCCGAGCAGGTCTTCATCCCGCTGACGGTCGGCGGGGGAGTCCGCTCGGTCGAGGACGTCGACGTGCTGCTTCGCGCGGGCGCCGACAAAGTCTCGGTCAACACCGCGGCGATCGCCCGCCCCGAACTCCTGGCGGAGTTGTCACGCCAGTTCGGGTCTCAGTGCATCGTGTTGTCGGTCGACGCACGGACCGTGCCCGCGGGCGGAGAGGCCACCCCCTCGGGGTGGGAGGTCACCACGCACGGCGGGCGGCGCGGCACCGGCATCGACGCCGTCGAATGGGCCGTGCGCGGCGCCGAGCTCGGCGTGGGGGAGATCCTGCTGAACTCGATGGACGCCGACGGCACCAAGGGCGGGTTCGACCTGCCGATGCTCAAGGCCGTGCGCGCCGCGGTGACGGTGCCTGTGATCGCCAGCGGCGGCGCGGGCGCGGTCGGCGACTTCGCGCCCGCCGTGCACGCCGGCGCCGATGCGGTGTTGGCCGCCAGCGTCTTCCACTTCCGCGAGCTGACCATCGGTGAGGTCAAGGCGGCCATGGCCGCGGAGGGGATCGTGGTCCGATGA
- a CDS encoding inositol monophosphatase family protein, with the protein MALDSDQLAGWLQTAAGVLDGASDQFIAGHRADSAVAKKGNDFATEIDLAIERRVVAELNRLTGIGVHGEEFGGESLDSEYVWVLDPIDGTFNYAAGSPMAAILLGLLHNGEPVAGLTWLPFVGQRYTAMAGFPMQDNGVTLPALEPSTLAESMVGIQTYNIDSRGTFPGRYRSTVLENISRVSSRVRMHGATGIDLAYVGAGILGAAISFGHHIWDHAAGVALVRSAGGIVTDLAGQEWTPESRSALAAAPGVHAEMLEILRSVGNPEDYL; encoded by the coding sequence ATGGCGCTCGACTCCGATCAGCTCGCAGGCTGGCTGCAGACCGCCGCCGGCGTCCTCGACGGCGCGTCCGACCAGTTCATCGCGGGGCACCGCGCCGATTCGGCCGTAGCCAAGAAGGGCAACGACTTCGCCACCGAGATCGACCTCGCGATCGAGCGGCGGGTCGTCGCGGAACTGAACCGGTTGACCGGGATCGGCGTGCATGGCGAGGAGTTCGGCGGCGAGTCGCTGGACTCCGAGTACGTGTGGGTGCTCGATCCCATCGACGGCACCTTCAACTACGCGGCGGGCTCGCCGATGGCCGCGATCCTTCTGGGGTTGCTGCACAACGGCGAACCGGTCGCGGGGCTGACTTGGCTGCCGTTCGTCGGGCAGCGCTACACCGCGATGGCGGGGTTCCCGATGCAGGACAACGGTGTCACTCTGCCCGCTCTGGAGCCCTCCACGCTGGCGGAGTCGATGGTCGGGATCCAGACCTACAACATCGACTCGCGCGGCACGTTCCCCGGGCGTTACCGCAGTACGGTGCTGGAGAACATCAGTCGCGTGAGCTCGCGCGTTCGCATGCACGGTGCCACCGGCATCGACCTCGCCTACGTCGGTGCCGGAATCCTGGGCGCCGCCATCAGTTTCGGACACCACATCTGGGACCACGCCGCAGGCGTGGCACTGGTGCGGTCGGCCGGCGGCATCGTCACCGACCTGGCCGGCCAGGAGTGGACGCCCGAGTCGCGTTCGGCGTTGGCCGCCGCGCCCGGCGTACACGCGGAGATGCTCGAGATTCTGCGATCGGTCGGAAACCCGGAGGACTACCTGTGA
- the priA gene encoding bifunctional 1-(5-phosphoribosyl)-5-((5-phosphoribosylamino)methylideneamino)imidazole-4-carboxamide isomerase/phosphoribosylanthranilate isomerase PriA, with protein MTSKPPLILLPAVDVVDGKAVRLVQGKAGSETDYGSALEAAQTWQRDGAEWIHLVDLDAAFGRGSNRELLAEVVGKLDVAVELSGGIRDDESLRAALATGCARVNIGTAALENPTWCAQAIAEYGDRVAVGLDVQIIDGAHRLRGRGWETDGGDLWEVLDRLDSEGCSRFVVTDVTKDGTLTGPNLELLGEVAKRTDKPVIASGGVSSLDDLQAIATLTDVGVEGAIVGKALYAERFTLPQALAAVSG; from the coding sequence GTGACTTCTAAACCACCACTGATTCTGCTGCCTGCCGTCGACGTGGTCGACGGCAAGGCCGTGCGCCTCGTGCAGGGCAAGGCCGGCAGCGAGACCGACTACGGGTCGGCGCTCGAGGCCGCCCAGACCTGGCAGCGCGACGGCGCCGAGTGGATCCACCTCGTGGACCTCGACGCGGCCTTCGGTCGCGGCTCCAACCGCGAACTGCTGGCCGAGGTCGTCGGCAAGCTGGACGTCGCCGTCGAGTTGTCCGGCGGCATCCGCGACGACGAGTCACTGCGCGCAGCGCTGGCCACCGGGTGCGCCCGGGTCAACATCGGCACCGCCGCCCTCGAGAACCCGACATGGTGTGCGCAGGCGATCGCCGAATACGGCGACCGCGTCGCGGTCGGCCTCGACGTCCAGATCATCGACGGTGCGCACCGCCTGCGGGGCCGCGGCTGGGAGACCGACGGTGGAGACCTCTGGGAGGTGCTGGATCGCCTTGACTCCGAGGGGTGTTCGCGCTTCGTGGTCACCGACGTCACCAAGGACGGCACCCTGACCGGGCCCAACCTCGAACTGCTCGGCGAGGTCGCCAAGCGCACCGACAAGCCCGTGATCGCCTCTGGTGGTGTGTCGAGCCTCGACGACCTTCAGGCCATCGCGACCCTGACCGATGTCGGCGTCGAGGGCGCCATCGTCGGCAAGGCGCTCTACGCCGAGCGGTTCACGCTGCCGCAGGCGCTGGCCGCGGTCAGCGGTTAG
- the hisH gene encoding imidazole glycerol phosphate synthase subunit HisH, which yields MSGTSKSVVVLDYGSGNLRSAQRALERVGADVEVTADPTAAANADGLVVPGVGAFEACMTGLRSINGEKIIADRVAAGRPVLGVCVGMQILFARGVEFGVESTGCGQWPGAVTRLDAPVIPHMGWNVVQAPSDSVLFKGLDSSTRFYFVHSYAAQRWEGNPDALLTWATHHVPFLAAVEDGPLSATQFHPEKSGDAGASLLANWVEGL from the coding sequence GTGAGCGGCACTTCCAAGTCCGTGGTGGTGCTCGACTACGGGTCGGGCAACCTGCGGTCCGCACAGCGTGCCCTTGAGCGCGTCGGTGCCGACGTCGAGGTGACCGCGGATCCCACCGCGGCCGCCAACGCCGACGGCCTGGTGGTGCCCGGGGTCGGCGCGTTCGAGGCCTGCATGACCGGACTGCGTTCCATCAACGGCGAGAAGATCATCGCCGATCGGGTGGCCGCGGGCCGTCCCGTTCTCGGCGTGTGCGTCGGCATGCAGATCCTGTTCGCGCGGGGCGTCGAGTTCGGTGTCGAGTCGACGGGCTGCGGACAGTGGCCGGGCGCGGTGACCCGGCTTGACGCCCCGGTCATTCCGCACATGGGCTGGAACGTCGTCCAGGCGCCGTCGGACAGCGTGCTGTTCAAGGGATTGGACTCCTCCACCCGGTTCTATTTCGTGCACTCGTACGCCGCGCAGCGCTGGGAGGGCAATCCCGATGCGCTGTTGACCTGGGCCACCCACCACGTGCCGTTCCTTGCGGCCGTGGAGGACGGCCCGCTGTCGGCGACACAATTTCATCCGGAGAAGAGCGGCGATGCCGGTGCCTCGCTGCTCGCGAATTGGGTTGAGGGACTGTGA
- the hisB gene encoding imidazoleglycerol-phosphate dehydratase HisB, with protein MTRYAKVERKTRESDITVEIDLDGTGKVQIDTGVPFFDHMLTSLGSHASFDLTVRAVGDIHIEAHHTVEDTAIVLGTALGQALGDKKGIRRFGDSFIPMDETLAHAAVDVSGRPYFVHTGEPESMVTFTIAGTGAPYHTVINRHVFESLAFNARIALHVRTIYGRDPHHITEAQYKAVARALRQAVEPDPRVSGVPSTKGSL; from the coding sequence GTGACCCGCTACGCGAAGGTCGAACGCAAGACCAGGGAGTCCGACATCACCGTCGAGATCGACCTGGACGGCACCGGAAAGGTGCAGATCGACACGGGTGTGCCGTTCTTCGACCACATGCTGACCTCGCTGGGCAGCCACGCGAGCTTCGACCTGACGGTGCGCGCCGTGGGCGACATCCACATCGAGGCGCACCACACCGTCGAGGACACCGCGATCGTTCTCGGCACCGCGCTCGGACAGGCACTCGGCGACAAGAAGGGCATCCGCCGCTTCGGCGATTCCTTCATCCCGATGGACGAAACCCTGGCGCACGCCGCGGTCGACGTCTCCGGGCGGCCCTACTTCGTCCACACCGGCGAGCCCGAGTCCATGGTGACCTTCACGATCGCCGGCACCGGCGCGCCGTACCACACCGTGATCAACCGGCACGTCTTCGAATCGCTGGCCTTCAACGCCCGCATCGCACTGCATGTGCGAACGATCTACGGGCGCGACCCGCACCACATCACCGAGGCCCAGTACAAGGCCGTCGCGCGGGCGCTGCGCCAAGCCGTCGAACCGGACCCGCGGGTCTCCGGCGTGCCGTCCACGAAAGGCAGCCTGTGA